AGATGAACTTCACATTGTTTTTCCAGTCCTATTAACTCTCTCGAGAGCTCAAAGAAGACATAGTGGTAGAAATCTGTCATCTCTCCCTTAAATTTCAGCTCGAAGCTCCCCACACCAGGGGCAACAATTATCTTTACTTCTTCCAAAATTTCGAGCTCCTTTTGTATGAAGTCGCGGTAACGTTCCTCTATCATTCTGCAGAGTTCCTGGTAATCTGAGCATACTTTTTCTGCAACAGTGTCTAAAACCACTATCACTATCCTCTCTGGTTTGATGTGTTCGACGAGGACAGGGAGAGAACTTCTAGAGGTTCTTGAGGTTTCCTTTAGCCTATATTCCACCTTCTTCCAACTGAATTCTCCTCCCGTTCTCCAAGGCTTTCCCCAGCTGGACACTAGAATGGATCGCATCGTTTAAACTCAATCTTTATAACCTCGGTGGATATTAAAAAAAAGTTTGACGATAAACGCCCACATAGTGACTACGGGAACTTCCACGCTGACCAATGCGAGGAAGGAAATGGGGAAGGAGCCCACGGAGGAAGAACTCCTTTCCTTTGTCAAGCGTGATCCCAGGAGGGCCAGTGCGGAATTGAACACACTCCTCCCCCTTCTAGAGGAGAGAAAAGACATGCAGCACTACGTGTATCTGTTACATTCCGACACGGAGGAAGGGAGGCTCTGCGCAAGGGTGCTCCAAAGTTTTTTGTCCCAGCTCAAGCTGAGGATTTGCGCCAAATCTGTGGAAATAGCTGGGCTTGGAGATCCAAAGAAATTTCGGAATGGACTGGCCAATCTTTTGGAAAAGGTTGTGAGATTGATAAAAAGTCACTATCTCCAAAAAGACATGGTTTACGTTCACGCGACCGGAGGATTCAAACCAGAAACCGCTATAGCGCTTCTGGCCTCCAATTTACCAGGAGTCGGGGCTCCCGTCCTGTATATCCATGAGTCCTTTAGAGAGGTGGTGAGGCTTCCGGCCATGCCGGTTTGGCTGAGGGGGAAAGAGAAGTTCAGAAAGCTGATGGATCGTATGTGCAGGAGTAGGAAAGTACACCAGCTACAATTGGAAAGGGAATTCATGAAGGAAACGGTTTCGGAAGCGGAAAGACTTGGGTGGATAGAAAGGAGGGGAGATGAACTCGAGATAACCCCAATGGGTCACTTGCTTTGGGAGAGGTTTGTTCATTTGGGCTTGTATGGACCGAAAAAGAGAACCCGCCATAGAAAAGTTAAGAATGATTCGGCTAAGAATGCCACGGTTTAAACGAGTTCTAAAATATCACCGATCCAGTATCGTTCTCCACGCGCCTTCGGGATTCTGTTACTACAGAAAGTCACGTATCCGATTTTTCCCCTTCGCGGTTATCCCCCTTTCCAAAGTTTCGTGAAACTAACCTTATTTAAGCAAACCTTGAGAATCACGAAATACTGCGGTGGGATGGTAACATTTGAACCAGACTGGGAACTTTCAACCTAGGAACTTCTATTATAACTTCTTCTCGATGGGATCCTTGAGATAGTTTGTGAATAGAACCCGCATTCCATCAGCCGAGGAAAAGCATCGGCTCTTTGGATGATCTTTCCGCATTTTACCTGATGGTGATCGAGTCGTTTTCTGATGTCATGTAGAAGCGAGGCAAGTCCCAGAAGAGGTCATCCCTTTTCTACCCAAGTTTTCCTCTTTTTTAGAGCCCAAGCGAGCGAGGAGATACTTTGATCAACTTTCCATCTTTCATTTCCCACAGGATATTCAACTCAGTTGCCCACCTTTTCCATTTAGAAAAATTCTTAACTTCTTTATGGATTTTGTTCCCCAAATTCGCTATGCTTTCTAAAAAGGGTCCGCGTGAAACCCTGTCCCCTTCTATGGTTATAAGCCTCCCGCGAAGTTTAGCGATGAACTGCTTGGGAAGATCCAATCTCTCGAGCATTTGCTCTAACTCACCCATACCCATATCGCCTTTGGCGAGCCTGCTGTTCAACTCGTTTATAAGCTCTCCAATGGCCAGCTGAAAAAGGGGAAATTCCCGCCACTTTCTCATAGCATTTTCGACATATTCCCTAGGGTCTCGCATGTTGGGCCTCTCAGTTTCCGGATGTAGAAGTAATACATCGTTCTGAAAAATGTAGTAGTACCGTGCGGATATGGCGTGGAAAGTCCCTCCCAGTAGCAAGGCCATATTTATTGGATTAGTTCCTCCAATCATGTTAATCCAAACTTCTTTCTCGCGAAGCGCGTAGAGAGTTGTACCTATTTTTTCAAAACAATCCTCAAAATCTTCGTGATTAACTTCTACGAAGTAGATGTCTTTAATCCATTCGCCGTCGTAAAAAGGACGAAACTTTTCATCCTCAAGTTCTTTCCATAGATTTCGGAGATATTTCCACATAGATTGCGGGAACACTC
The nucleotide sequence above comes from Candidatus Hadarchaeales archaeon. Encoded proteins:
- a CDS encoding putative CRISPR-associated protein; translated protein: MTINAHIVTTGTSTLTNARKEMGKEPTEEELLSFVKRDPRRASAELNTLLPLLEERKDMQHYVYLLHSDTEEGRLCARVLQSFLSQLKLRICAKSVEIAGLGDPKKFRNGLANLLEKVVRLIKSHYLQKDMVYVHATGGFKPETAIALLASNLPGVGAPVLYIHESFREVVRLPAMPVWLRGKEKFRKLMDRMCRSRKVHQLQLEREFMKETVSEAERLGWIERRGDELEITPMGHLLWERFVHLGLYGPKKRTRHRKVKNDSAKNATV